One part of the Lachnospiraceae bacterium JLR.KK002 genome encodes these proteins:
- a CDS encoding type II CAAX endopeptidase family protein: MSENKSVNRLFLAVVVIYLSVSLGFSMLTAWIPALQGMSVYVSILLSQSLIFVPCFLYCKLKKINIRELVPYRKINFATIVLVVVCTYLMYPLVVVLNAISMLFSTGGSASVAEMIMEGQSLAANLVCVALVPACVEEFMFRGLLFQTYRKSRILPAILLSAFLFGCMHMNLNQFVYAFALGVYLAFLVEATGSIFSSMIAHFTLNATGVVLSWLLPMLYQAAGVEQMTQIPQGGYAANMEGAELIVFLMGIAVWGIIAIGTTCGAVGVYIAICKINHRWDYVKHMFSQGTRERLFTVSLVPGMLIAFAYMGFSIYLERM; encoded by the coding sequence ATGTCTGAGAACAAAAGCGTAAACCGGCTGTTTCTGGCCGTAGTGGTAATTTATCTGAGTGTGAGCCTGGGATTTTCCATGCTGACAGCATGGATTCCGGCTTTGCAGGGAATGTCTGTGTATGTCTCCATACTGCTGTCCCAGTCCCTGATATTCGTGCCCTGTTTTCTTTACTGTAAGCTGAAAAAGATAAACATCCGGGAACTGGTACCTTATCGGAAAATAAACTTTGCCACCATTGTGCTGGTGGTAGTGTGCACGTATCTGATGTATCCGCTGGTGGTGGTGCTGAACGCCATTTCCATGCTGTTTTCCACAGGCGGAAGCGCGTCGGTGGCAGAGATGATTATGGAAGGCCAGTCTCTGGCGGCGAATCTGGTCTGCGTGGCTCTGGTACCTGCCTGCGTGGAAGAATTCATGTTCCGGGGCCTGCTGTTTCAGACTTACCGGAAAAGCAGAATACTGCCGGCAATTCTTCTGAGTGCTTTTCTCTTTGGATGTATGCACATGAACCTGAATCAGTTTGTCTATGCGTTTGCCCTTGGCGTGTATCTGGCCTTTCTGGTGGAGGCCACCGGAAGTATTTTCAGTTCCATGATTGCCCACTTTACCCTGAATGCCACCGGTGTGGTGTTATCCTGGCTGCTGCCCATGCTGTATCAGGCCGCCGGGGTGGAGCAGATGACCCAGATTCCCCAGGGCGGGTATGCCGCTAATATGGAAGGGGCGGAATTAATCGTATTTCTGATGGGAATTGCAGTCTGGGGAATCATAGCCATTGGCACAACCTGCGGAGCTGTGGGGGTTTACATCGCCATCTGTAAAATCAATCACAGGTGGGATTATGTGAAGCATATGTTCTCCCAGGGAACCAGAGAAAGGCTGTTTACGGTTTCGCTGGTGCCGGGTATGCTGATTGCGTTTGCTTATATGGGATTTTCCATTTATCTGGAGCGGATGTAA
- the trxB gene encoding thioredoxin-disulfide reductase, translating to MCYDVIILGSGPAGLSAAIYAKRARLHTLIIEEKPLSGGQILDTYEVDNYPGLPGITGFELGQKFREHVDKFEAEIVNSPVKSIDVTGDRKTVVTEKGTYEARTLILAMGARHRKLGIPGEERLLGMGVSYCATCDGAFFRGKTVAVAGGGDVALEDALFLARGCEKVYLIHRREEFRGVRILQEKVKETTNIELVLNCNVTEIRGENQVSSILVHDKKTDSDRELEVQGIFIAVGTEPNIAAVKGMVEQDEQGYILAGEDTRTSVEGVYAAGDVRTKQLRQVITAAADGANAITSIERYIR from the coding sequence ATGTGTTATGATGTGATTATCCTGGGGAGCGGGCCGGCAGGATTAAGCGCGGCCATATATGCGAAAAGGGCCAGACTGCATACGTTGATTATAGAAGAAAAGCCGCTGAGCGGCGGCCAGATTCTGGATACTTATGAGGTGGACAATTATCCGGGGCTTCCGGGCATTACCGGGTTTGAACTGGGACAGAAGTTCCGTGAACATGTGGATAAATTCGAGGCGGAAATTGTCAACAGCCCGGTAAAGAGTATTGATGTAACGGGGGACAGGAAAACCGTTGTCACGGAAAAGGGCACCTATGAGGCCAGGACCCTGATTCTGGCAATGGGAGCCAGACACAGGAAGCTGGGAATTCCGGGAGAGGAGAGACTTCTGGGTATGGGTGTGTCATACTGCGCCACCTGCGACGGAGCGTTTTTCAGAGGAAAAACCGTTGCGGTGGCAGGAGGCGGAGACGTGGCCCTGGAGGATGCGCTGTTTCTGGCCAGAGGGTGTGAAAAGGTATATCTGATTCACCGGAGAGAGGAATTCCGGGGCGTGCGGATTCTTCAGGAGAAAGTGAAAGAGACGACCAATATTGAACTTGTGTTAAACTGCAATGTAACGGAAATCCGGGGAGAGAACCAGGTGTCCTCCATTCTGGTGCATGATAAGAAGACAGATTCGGACCGGGAACTGGAAGTGCAGGGCATATTCATTGCGGTGGGTACGGAGCCCAATATTGCAGCGGTAAAGGGGATGGTGGAACAGGATGAGCAGGGATATATTCTGGCCGGAGAAGACACCAGAACCAGCGTGGAAGGCGTGTATGCGGCAGGAGATGTGAGAACCAAGCAGCTCCGGCAGGTAATCACTGCAGCAGCCGACGGAGCCAATGCAATTACTTCTATTGAAAGATATATCCGGTAA
- a CDS encoding YigZ family protein — protein sequence MSVKILYQGGTGEIVEKKSRFIANLEPVGTEEEALAFIGKMKKQYWDARHNCYAFVAGSSQNLQRCSDDGEPGGTAGRPMLDVLLKEDIHNAAVVVTRYFGGTLLGTGGLVRAYQKAVQEGLRNSIVIEKMTGRPLVIDSDYSDIGKIQYILAQNQITAMDTRYTDKVTTEVMVPLEKLEFLQQEITEGTSGKSSVRTGDSAEFALIDGKIKIF from the coding sequence ATGTCTGTAAAAATATTATATCAGGGCGGAACGGGAGAAATTGTGGAGAAGAAATCCCGCTTCATTGCAAATCTGGAACCAGTTGGTACCGAGGAGGAGGCTCTGGCGTTTATCGGGAAAATGAAAAAACAGTACTGGGACGCCCGTCACAACTGTTATGCTTTTGTGGCCGGAAGCAGTCAGAATCTGCAGCGGTGCAGCGATGACGGAGAGCCGGGCGGGACTGCGGGACGCCCCATGCTGGATGTGCTTCTGAAAGAAGATATCCACAATGCGGCAGTGGTGGTAACCAGATATTTCGGCGGAACGCTGCTGGGAACCGGGGGACTGGTGCGGGCTTACCAGAAAGCAGTGCAGGAAGGGCTGCGCAACAGCATTGTGATTGAAAAAATGACGGGAAGACCCCTTGTTATTGACAGTGATTATAGTGATATTGGGAAAATTCAGTATATTCTGGCACAGAATCAGATTACTGCCATGGATACCCGTTATACGGATAAAGTGACAACGGAAGTTATGGTGCCTCTGGAAAAACTGGAATTTCTGCAGCAGGAAATTACAGAAGGAACCAGCGGGAAGTCTTCCGTCCGGACGGGGGATTCCGCGGAATTTGCACTAATTGACGGAAAAATAAAAATTTTTTAA
- a CDS encoding iron-containing alcohol dehydrogenase: MARFTLPRDVYHGPGCLEELKNLKGKKAILVVGGGSMKRQGFLDKAVGYLKEAGMEVELFEGVEPDPSVETVMKGAEAMRKFEPDWIVSMGGGSPIDAAKAMWAFYEYPDTTFEDLCIPFNFPELRQKAKFCAIPTTSGTATEVTAFSVITNYQTGVKYPLADFNITPDVAIVDPDLVAGLPPKQVAYTGMDALTHAIEAYVSTLNCSFTDPLALQAIEMVLDYLPASYNCNMAAREQMHYAQCLAGMAFSNALLGIVHSMAHKTGAAFSTGHIPHGCANAIYLPYVIKYNAKDPVAAGRYAEIARRMGLDGTSEKALINSLCAKIDDFNVRLNIPKTLKEFGINEDEFKEKVSGIAERAVGDACTGSNPREIDPATMEKLFTCTYYGTEVDF, from the coding sequence ATGGCAAGATTTACGTTACCAAGGGATGTCTATCACGGACCGGGGTGTCTGGAGGAGCTTAAGAACCTGAAAGGAAAAAAAGCAATCCTTGTAGTGGGCGGCGGTTCCATGAAACGCCAGGGATTTCTGGATAAGGCAGTTGGCTATCTGAAAGAGGCCGGCATGGAAGTGGAGCTTTTTGAAGGCGTGGAGCCCGACCCCTCTGTGGAGACAGTAATGAAGGGTGCGGAGGCAATGCGCAAATTTGAGCCGGACTGGATTGTTTCCATGGGCGGCGGCTCTCCCATTGATGCTGCCAAGGCAATGTGGGCGTTTTATGAATATCCGGACACCACATTTGAAGATTTATGCATTCCCTTTAATTTCCCGGAACTGAGACAGAAAGCAAAATTCTGTGCAATTCCCACAACTTCCGGAACTGCAACGGAGGTTACGGCTTTTTCTGTAATTACCAATTATCAGACAGGCGTAAAATATCCGCTGGCTGATTTCAATATCACACCGGATGTGGCAATTGTGGACCCGGATTTAGTGGCAGGACTTCCGCCGAAGCAGGTGGCTTACACCGGTATGGACGCCCTGACCCATGCTATTGAGGCTTATGTGTCCACACTGAACTGTTCCTTTACAGATCCTCTTGCACTGCAGGCAATTGAGATGGTTCTGGATTATCTTCCGGCTTCCTATAACTGCAATATGGCTGCAAGAGAGCAGATGCATTATGCTCAGTGCCTGGCCGGCATGGCATTTTCCAATGCCCTTCTGGGAATTGTACATTCCATGGCTCATAAGACAGGCGCCGCATTCTCTACAGGACATATTCCCCATGGATGTGCAAATGCCATTTATCTGCCTTATGTAATCAAATACAATGCAAAAGATCCTGTTGCGGCAGGCCGTTACGCTGAGATTGCACGCAGAATGGGACTGGACGGAACCTCAGAGAAAGCTCTGATTAACAGCCTCTGTGCAAAAATCGACGACTTCAATGTACGACTCAATATACCGAAGACCCTGAAAGAATTCGGTATCAACGAGGACGAGTTTAAAGAAAAAGTTTCCGGTATTGCAGAGCGGGCAGTAGGCGATGCATGTACGGGCTCCAATCCAAGGGAAATTGACCCGGCCACCATGGAAAAACTGTTTACCTGTACATATTATGGGACAGAAGTTGATTTTTAA
- a CDS encoding YjfB family protein, whose amino-acid sequence MDIASLSTSLSMANVQNDFGVLMLSKQLDTVEDMGDSMIKLMEQSVNPHLGGNIDISV is encoded by the coding sequence ATGGATATTGCTTCCTTATCAACTTCCCTCAGCATGGCCAACGTACAGAATGATTTCGGCGTTCTCATGCTGAGCAAACAGCTTGACACCGTAGAGGATATGGGAGATTCCATGATTAAGCTCATGGAACAGTCTGTGAACCCCCATCTGGGAGGAAATATTGACATCTCCGTATAA
- a CDS encoding S1-like domain-containing RNA-binding protein, which yields MRLGEKQELVIVKTVDFGVYLAERTEDERKVLLPAKQVPQGAEPGDRVEVFVYRDSKDRMISTTQEPKLKMGEVRALKVVSVQKIGAFLDWGLEKDLFLPYKEQTLKVRENDEILVRLYLDKSSRLCASMRELYEMLETDSPYQIGDMVQGRVYEFSDNFGAFLAVDDRYSALIPRHEDHSSLRIGDRVEARVTGVKPDGKLDLTLREKAYVQMNQDAERVLEILEEYGGVLPFNDKASPEIIMRETKMSKNAFKRAVGHLYKERKIEITEKSIRKVQEDTACLRTKA from the coding sequence ATACGGTTAGGAGAGAAACAGGAGCTTGTAATTGTAAAAACAGTGGATTTCGGCGTATATCTGGCGGAAAGAACGGAAGATGAAAGAAAGGTTCTGCTTCCGGCAAAACAGGTGCCCCAGGGAGCGGAACCCGGAGACCGGGTGGAGGTTTTTGTGTATCGGGATTCCAAAGACCGGATGATTTCCACCACCCAGGAGCCGAAGCTGAAAATGGGGGAGGTTCGGGCACTGAAAGTAGTGTCCGTTCAGAAAATCGGCGCATTCCTGGACTGGGGGCTGGAGAAGGACCTGTTCCTTCCCTATAAGGAACAGACCCTGAAAGTCCGGGAGAATGATGAGATTCTGGTCAGGCTCTACCTGGATAAAAGCAGCCGCCTCTGCGCCAGCATGAGAGAACTCTATGAAATGCTGGAAACGGATTCTCCTTACCAAATCGGCGACATGGTACAGGGCCGGGTGTATGAGTTCAGCGATAATTTCGGCGCTTTTCTTGCAGTGGATGACCGTTATTCCGCGTTGATTCCCCGGCACGAGGACCACAGCTCCCTGCGGATTGGAGACCGTGTGGAAGCCAGAGTAACGGGAGTGAAACCGGATGGCAAGCTGGATCTGACCCTGCGGGAAAAGGCTTATGTCCAGATGAACCAGGACGCGGAAAGGGTACTGGAGATTCTGGAAGAATACGGAGGCGTACTGCCCTTCAATGACAAGGCTTCACCTGAAATCATTATGCGGGAGACAAAAATGAGCAAAAATGCCTTCAAACGCGCGGTGGGGCATTTGTACAAGGAGAGAAAAATAGAAATCACAGAAAAGAGCATTCGTAAAGTACAGGAGGATACTGCATGTCTGAGAACAAAAGCGTAA
- a CDS encoding acyl-ACP thioesterase domain-containing protein — protein MYSFESRVRYSEVDSEGNITLNAILDYFQDSSSFHSEELGLGLEYLMKRNLAWVLSCWQVELNRYPVYGERITVSTWPYDFKGFLGYRNFTMKDERSEILAYANSVWVLLDVEKGRPAKILPEMSEAYVFSPKFPMEYNSRKIQLPEQMEAHETFPVHKYHIDTNRHVNNGKYVSMAQEYLPQGFKIGKMRTEYRKAAVYGDIIHPFTMEEPGKTVVNLADEQGKPYAVVELEERT, from the coding sequence ATGTATAGTTTTGAAAGCAGAGTCCGCTACAGCGAGGTGGACAGTGAAGGAAACATTACGCTAAATGCCATATTGGATTATTTCCAGGACAGCAGCTCCTTCCATTCGGAGGAACTGGGCCTTGGACTGGAATACCTGATGAAACGGAATCTGGCCTGGGTTCTGTCCTGCTGGCAGGTGGAACTCAATCGCTATCCCGTATACGGGGAACGTATTACGGTAAGTACATGGCCCTATGATTTTAAAGGATTCCTGGGATATCGGAATTTTACCATGAAGGATGAAAGAAGCGAGATTCTGGCTTATGCCAATTCCGTGTGGGTGCTGCTGGACGTGGAGAAAGGAAGGCCTGCAAAAATCCTGCCGGAAATGTCGGAGGCATATGTATTTTCACCGAAATTCCCCATGGAATACAATTCCAGGAAAATTCAGCTTCCGGAGCAGATGGAGGCCCATGAGACATTTCCGGTACACAAATATCACATTGATACGAACCGCCATGTAAACAACGGGAAATATGTCAGCATGGCTCAGGAATATCTGCCGCAGGGATTTAAAATCGGGAAAATGCGGACAGAGTACCGGAAAGCGGCGGTATACGGAGATATCATCCATCCCTTTACCATGGAAGAACCGGGCAAAACAGTGGTAAATCTGGCGGATGAGCAGGGAAAGCCTTATGCAGTTGTAGAATTGGAGGAACGTACATGA